The following proteins are co-located in the bacterium genome:
- the dnaK gene encoding molecular chaperone DnaK, which translates to MSKIIGIDLGTTNSCVAVMEAGEPVVIANAEGQRTTPSVVAFAKNGERLVGAAAKRQAVTNPQHTVFSIKRFMGRKFHEVTHEMKMVPYTVIEGSGGVARVKITDKEYSPPEISAMVLQKMKQTAEAYLGEKVTRAVITVPAYFNDAQRQATKDAGEIAGLTVERIINEPTAAALAYGLDKKKDEKVAVYDLGGGTFDISILEIGDGVFEVKSTNGDTHLGGDDFDQRLIDFIADEFKKTEGIDLRKDPMALQRLKEAAEKAKCELSSTAQTEVNLPFITATADGPKHLTQTLTRAKFEALVADLVERSIEPCRKAMADAKMSPSDIDEVILVGGSTRIPAVQEAVKKYFQKEPHRGVNPDEVVAIGAAIQGGVLGGQVKDVLLLDVTPLSLGIETLGGVMTRLIESNTTIPVRKQEVFSTASDSQSQVEIHVLQGERPMALDNKTIGRFILDGLPPAPRGIPQIEVTFDIDANGILHVTAKDKATGKEQSIKIQASSGLSKEEVDRMKTDAKANEETDRKKRESIELRNRADGLVFSTERQITELADKLPAEEKEKLTAAKDKLKGLLEKQPLDADETQKAMDELNAVWNAASQKLYAQAGAQPGQGGPGGPGFDPNSPGGFGGGQPGGGFGGEPGGNQGSGNGNDGKSDKKKDDGKIENADYEVIN; encoded by the coding sequence ATGTCAAAAATCATCGGAATCGATCTCGGAACGACGAATTCATGCGTAGCAGTCATGGAAGCCGGCGAACCGGTTGTGATCGCCAATGCGGAAGGGCAGCGCACAACCCCGTCGGTCGTCGCCTTTGCCAAGAATGGTGAGCGGCTGGTTGGCGCAGCGGCAAAACGGCAAGCAGTCACCAATCCCCAACATACCGTTTTCTCGATTAAACGCTTCATGGGGCGCAAATTCCACGAAGTGACCCACGAAATGAAGATGGTCCCGTACACGGTCATCGAAGGTTCGGGCGGCGTCGCACGCGTCAAGATTACCGATAAGGAGTACTCCCCGCCGGAAATCAGCGCGATGGTCTTGCAGAAGATGAAGCAGACTGCCGAAGCGTACCTCGGCGAGAAGGTGACCCGTGCGGTTATCACTGTGCCGGCGTACTTCAACGATGCGCAACGCCAAGCGACCAAGGATGCCGGGGAAATCGCCGGACTGACGGTCGAGCGGATCATCAACGAACCGACCGCGGCAGCGCTTGCCTATGGTCTCGATAAGAAGAAAGACGAAAAGGTCGCAGTCTATGACTTAGGTGGCGGTACGTTCGATATCTCGATTCTCGAAATTGGCGACGGCGTCTTTGAAGTGAAATCGACCAATGGCGACACCCACTTGGGCGGTGACGACTTCGACCAGCGGCTCATCGACTTTATTGCCGACGAATTCAAGAAAACGGAAGGGATCGACCTCCGGAAAGACCCGATGGCGTTGCAACGCTTGAAGGAAGCGGCGGAAAAGGCGAAGTGCGAGCTGTCCAGCACCGCGCAGACCGAAGTGAATTTACCATTTATCACGGCGACTGCCGACGGTCCGAAGCATTTGACCCAAACTTTGACCCGAGCGAAATTCGAAGCGTTGGTTGCCGACTTGGTGGAACGTTCGATTGAACCGTGCCGCAAAGCGATGGCAGATGCCAAAATGTCACCCTCTGACATCGACGAAGTCATTCTCGTAGGCGGCTCTACCCGAATCCCGGCTGTCCAAGAGGCAGTCAAGAAGTATTTCCAGAAAGAGCCTCATCGCGGGGTGAATCCCGATGAAGTGGTTGCCATTGGTGCGGCGATTCAAGGTGGTGTGCTCGGCGGTCAAGTCAAAGACGTCCTCCTATTAGATGTGACGCCATTGTCACTCGGCATCGAGACCCTGGGTGGCGTCATGACCCGGCTCATCGAATCGAATACCACGATTCCGGTACGCAAGCAGGAAGTCTTCTCGACGGCGTCCGATAGCCAGTCGCAAGTCGAAATCCATGTCTTGCAAGGCGAGCGGCCGATGGCGCTCGATAATAAGACCATTGGACGGTTTATCCTCGATGGATTGCCACCGGCGCCGCGCGGCATTCCGCAGATCGAAGTGACCTTCGATATCGACGCGAATGGTATTCTCCATGTCACAGCGAAGGATAAGGCGACCGGGAAGGAACAATCGATCAAGATTCAGGCGAGTTCCGGCCTCTCGAAAGAGGAAGTCGACCGGATGAAGACCGATGCGAAGGCGAATGAAGAGACTGATCGCAAGAAACGCGAATCGATTGAATTGCGGAATCGCGCGGACGGGCTCGTATTCAGCACCGAACGGCAGATTACCGAACTTGCCGATAAATTACCAGCGGAAGAGAAAGAGAAACTGACCGCGGCGAAGGATAAGCTCAAGGGCTTACTGGAGAAGCAACCGCTCGATGCCGACGAAACGCAAAAGGCGATGGATGAGTTGAATGCAGTGTGGAATGCCGCATCGCAGAAGCTCTATGCCCAAGCTGGCGCGCAACCCGGACAAGGCGGTCCCGG